A genome region from Palleronia sp. LCG004 includes the following:
- a CDS encoding oligosaccharide flippase family protein has protein sequence MTSIRTLATSFTDQFRGDRLRSRSMRGTVILTGAFGVAKILQLGSNLILTRILFPEAFGLMVLVTVFIGALQLISDVGVQPSVVRSHRGEDPDFLATAWTLMVFRGAWITGLAWCLAWPYALLYDQPLLFPLICVASLSSFVSGFKSVEIMVRSRNIALGRVVTLDLLSQAISIACTVLLAWWIQSVWGLAIGTVCGALANTLLSHVLLPSPNNRFRWDRSTISEILVFGRWILLGTFFTYMSGKGLKAINGYLVDLDVLSFLHIASLFGWMLGDLTNKILGSVGYPVLSRTYRESPDRLREVLSKLRLIQTSVTTPAFILMSLAAQPLINLLYDARYYPAGAFLSLMALNGAIGVLPMLYQNAMLSTGNSRVHAYVMAVSSALKISATFVGFYLGGPIGMIAALGVAETTTFLLSRYLWNRSKPLALDLDVINLAVIAVVYAYTLSVVNWSF, from the coding sequence ATGACATCCATCAGAACCCTGGCCACTAGCTTTACCGATCAGTTCCGAGGCGATCGGCTCCGCTCACGCTCCATGCGGGGAACGGTCATCCTGACGGGGGCTTTCGGGGTGGCGAAGATCCTGCAGCTCGGATCGAACCTGATCCTTACGCGTATCCTTTTCCCCGAGGCGTTCGGCCTTATGGTGCTCGTCACCGTCTTCATCGGTGCGCTGCAACTTATCAGCGACGTGGGTGTCCAGCCCTCGGTCGTCCGGTCGCATCGCGGGGAGGATCCGGATTTCCTGGCGACGGCCTGGACTCTCATGGTCTTCAGGGGGGCCTGGATCACGGGTCTCGCGTGGTGTCTCGCTTGGCCCTATGCGCTTCTTTACGACCAGCCTCTGCTCTTCCCGCTGATCTGCGTCGCATCGCTTTCTTCTTTCGTTTCCGGATTCAAGTCGGTCGAGATCATGGTACGGTCGCGTAACATTGCCCTTGGACGGGTCGTGACGCTCGATCTTTTGTCGCAGGCTATTTCGATCGCATGCACCGTCCTTCTGGCATGGTGGATACAATCCGTCTGGGGCCTTGCGATCGGCACCGTCTGTGGCGCACTTGCGAATACCCTGCTTAGCCATGTTCTCCTGCCATCACCCAACAACCGTTTCCGGTGGGATCGCAGCACGATCTCGGAGATTCTCGTCTTCGGCAGGTGGATCCTGTTGGGTACCTTTTTCACTTACATGAGCGGGAAGGGTCTCAAGGCGATCAACGGCTATCTCGTTGATCTTGATGTTCTTTCCTTCTTGCACATTGCTAGTCTTTTCGGGTGGATGCTGGGCGACCTTACAAACAAGATCCTCGGCAGCGTCGGCTACCCGGTTCTCTCCCGTACGTATCGGGAGTCTCCCGACCGGCTGAGAGAGGTCCTTTCGAAACTCCGGCTGATCCAGACTTCCGTGACGACGCCTGCCTTCATCCTTATGTCTCTCGCGGCCCAGCCGCTCATCAACCTTCTTTATGACGCGAGGTATTACCCCGCGGGAGCCTTTCTCTCGCTCATGGCGCTGAATGGCGCGATTGGCGTGCTCCCGATGCTTTATCAGAATGCCATGCTTTCGACCGGCAATAGTCGCGTGCATGCCTATGTTATGGCAGTATCGAGTGCTTTGAAGATCTCGGCGACATTCGTCGGGTTCTACCTCGGCGGCCCGATCGGAATGATTGCCGCCTTGGGCGTCGCAGAAACGACAACCTTTCTCTTGTCTCGTTATCTTTGGAACCGGAGCAAACCACTTGCCCTAGATTTGGATGTTATCAATCTCGCCGTCATCGCGGTTGTCTATGCCTATACACTGAGTGTCGTGAACTGGAGCTTCTGA
- a CDS encoding glycosyltransferase family A protein — protein sequence MSRVGVIVPVRNGAGTLSEALASALAHDSVAEVIVVDDGSTDGSDEIARRMGDDRIRIVPGPCSGISDAFNAGLDAAHAPYIVRCDADDRIASEGLSDRCDWLDTHRDYVAVSGGFAAMTARGRHLVDLADEGEPREATDALREGHTLTHFGTWLTRRETLVAVGGARSWFVTAEDIDLQLRLAGQGRVWHDPRVTYFYRLHGGSITHTQATPERAFYETTARRLASQRRMGETDDLEAGHPPAFDPRLAKAEGAMSATGHVASLLGGRAWRSLREGRKDLALRYMLRSVRIDPLSVPRWQGLMKMLLARRK from the coding sequence ATGTCGCGGGTCGGCGTCATCGTCCCGGTTCGCAACGGGGCCGGAACCCTTTCGGAAGCGCTCGCATCCGCGTTGGCACATGACAGTGTCGCGGAGGTCATTGTCGTGGACGACGGTTCGACAGACGGTTCGGACGAGATCGCGCGCAGGATGGGAGACGACCGTATCAGGATCGTTCCGGGGCCGTGCAGTGGAATATCCGATGCCTTCAATGCCGGTCTCGATGCAGCGCATGCGCCCTATATCGTCAGATGCGATGCCGATGACCGGATCGCCTCCGAAGGCCTTTCCGACAGATGCGACTGGCTCGACACGCATCGCGACTACGTCGCGGTCTCGGGGGGCTTCGCAGCGATGACGGCGCGGGGGCGGCACCTCGTGGACCTAGCCGACGAAGGGGAACCCCGGGAGGCGACGGACGCACTTCGCGAGGGCCATACGCTTACCCATTTCGGAACATGGCTGACGCGCCGAGAGACTCTCGTTGCGGTCGGAGGCGCGCGATCCTGGTTCGTTACGGCCGAAGATATCGACCTGCAGCTTCGATTGGCGGGGCAGGGGCGGGTCTGGCACGATCCGCGCGTGACCTATTTCTATCGCTTGCACGGAGGATCGATCACCCATACGCAAGCGACGCCCGAACGCGCGTTTTACGAGACGACGGCAAGACGTCTGGCATCCCAGCGCAGAATGGGCGAGACGGACGATCTCGAGGCAGGCCACCCTCCGGCATTCGATCCCCGGCTTGCGAAGGCGGAGGGGGCGATGTCCGCGACCGGTCATGTGGCAAGCCTTCTGGGCGGGCGGGCCTGGCGATCGCTGAGGGAGGGCCGTAAGGACCTGGCGCTGCGGTACATGCTCCGCTCCGTCCGGATCGATCCGCTCTCTGTGCCCAGATGGCAGGGTCTGATGAAAATGCTGCTCGCGCGCAGAAAGTGA
- a CDS encoding glycosyltransferase family A protein: MTEMQNRDYLLISPCRDEAEYMRRTLDSVVAQTVTPALWIVVDDGSTDATPEILAEYAARHDWIRVVQKPDRGGRAVGPGVIEAFYHGLDTVDLADFPYLCKLDLDLDLPSDYFETLIARMEQTPRLGSASGRSCYRTAAGELVSEGHGTEMSEGMTKFYRRECFRQIGGFVREVMWDGIDCHTARRMGWIVRSYDDLKFEHLRPMGSSQKGIYTGRRRHGAGQYYMGSDPLYFTATAIRKMARKPYVMGGLATLQGYFGAWMRGAPRHEDAELRRFIRSYQRNALLRGKSRTIARIEAEREAGWRDA, encoded by the coding sequence ATGACCGAGATGCAAAATCGGGATTATCTTCTGATCTCGCCCTGCCGCGACGAGGCGGAATACATGCGCCGCACGCTCGACAGCGTGGTGGCTCAGACCGTGACGCCTGCCCTCTGGATCGTGGTCGATGACGGATCGACCGACGCCACGCCGGAGATCCTCGCAGAATATGCCGCCAGACATGACTGGATCCGCGTGGTCCAGAAGCCCGATCGCGGCGGGCGTGCCGTAGGCCCCGGCGTGATCGAGGCCTTCTATCACGGGCTCGACACTGTCGACCTCGCGGACTTTCCCTATCTCTGCAAGCTCGATCTCGATCTTGATCTGCCGTCCGATTACTTCGAGACGCTGATCGCGCGGATGGAGCAAACCCCGCGGCTCGGCAGTGCCTCGGGGCGGTCGTGCTATCGCACCGCGGCTGGCGAGCTCGTCTCCGAAGGCCACGGTACCGAGATGTCCGAGGGTATGACCAAGTTCTACCGACGTGAATGCTTCCGTCAGATCGGCGGCTTCGTGCGAGAGGTTATGTGGGACGGGATCGACTGCCACACCGCGCGCAGGATGGGATGGATCGTGCGCAGCTACGACGATCTGAAATTCGAACATCTGCGCCCCATGGGGTCGAGCCAGAAGGGCATCTATACGGGACGTCGCCGCCACGGGGCGGGGCAGTACTACATGGGATCCGACCCCCTCTACTTCACGGCGACGGCAATCCGGAAGATGGCCCGGAAGCCCTATGTCATGGGCGGTCTCGCGACTTTGCAGGGCTATTTCGGAGCCTGGATGCGCGGCGCGCCACGCCATGAAGATGCCGAATTGCGACGTTTCATCCGCAGCTACCAGCGCAATGCGCTCCTTCGGGGCAAGTCCCGCACGATCGCCCGCATCGAGGCGGAACGCGAAGCCGGGTGGCGTGATGCCTGA